CGGCGAGGCGCCGGAGCACACCACCGTGATCAACGACGTCGCCGAGGCGCGCGCCGTGCAGGTGGCGGACCCGGACAACCTGATCTGGCTCTCCCAGACCACGCTCTCCGTGGACGAGACCCTCGAGATCGTCGCCGTGCTGCGCGAGCGCTTCCCGAACCTGCAGGACCCGCCCTCGGACGACATCTGCTACGCCACCTCCAACCGCCAGGCGGCCATCAAGTCCATCTCGCCCGAGTGCGACCTCGTGATCATCGTGGGCTCGGCGAACTCCTCGAACTCCGTGCGCCTCAAGGAGGTCGCCGCGGAGTACGGTGCCTCCCGCGCGGAGCGCGTGGACTTCGCCAGCCAGGTGGACGAGTCCTGGTTCGAGGGCGTCTCCACGGTGGGCCTGTCCTCCGGCGCCTCCGTCCCCGAGGTCCTCATCCAGGACGTGCTGGCCCTGCTGGCCGAGTACGGCTACGGGCAGGTGGACGAGGTGGTCACCGCGGAGGAGGACATCATGTTCTCCCTGCCCAAGGAGCTGCGTGCCGAGCTCAAGCGCGTGGGCGACGACTCGCGCGGCCTCGGCGGCCGCCGGACCGAGGGCTGAGCAGCCTGGACCAGCGCGACGACGACGACCGCACCGGGCTGACCGCCGCCGACGACGACGCCGCCACCCCGGAGTCCCGCGCGGCCGCCGTGCAGGACGCCCGGCGCGCGCTCGAGGCCGTGGGGTCCGTGCCGGACCTGGCCGGGACGGCCGTGGTGGTCATGGGCGTCTCCGGATCGGGCAAGACGGTGCTGGCGCTGCGCCTGGCCGCGGCCCTCGGCGTCCCGTTCGCGGAGGCGGACGAGTTCCACAGTCCCGAGGCCGTGGCGAAGATGGCCGGCGGCACCCCGCTCACCGACGCGGACCGGCTGCCCTGGCTGCATCGGATCCGGGACTGGACGGCGGGCGCCGCGGCCGAGCGCGGCGCCATCGTGACCTGCTCCGCCCTCAAGCGCTCCTACCGCGACCTGCTCCGGGACGGTCCGGCCCGCGTGGTGTTCCTCCACGTGGACGCGCCCCAGTCCGAGATCCGGGACCGGATGGCGCGGCGCCGGCACTATATGCCGCCGACGCTGCTGCACAGCCAGGCGGCCACGCTCGAGCCCCTCGAGGCGGACGAGCCCGGCGCCGTGCTGGCCAACGACTCGACCGTGGAGGACCTGACCGAGCGCGCCCTGCGCGTCCTGGCGGCCCGCTGAGCCCCGCCTGCAAGGCCGACGGCCCCGCCCCGGATCGCTCCGGGGACGGGGCCGTCCGCGTGGTGGAGGCGTGGCTCAGAGGCCGAAGACCCACACCAGCAGGGTCATCGAGGCCACGGAGATGAGCACGGCGGCGATGATGTTCAGCCACACGCCGCCCTTCACCATCTGGCCGATGGTGACGTAGCCGGAGCCGTACGCGATGGCGTTCGGCGGGGTGGCCACCGGCAGCATGAACGCGCAGGTGGCGGCGAGGGCCACGGGGGCGGCGAGCATGAGCGGCTCGACGCCGGTGCCCAGGGCCACGCCCGAGGCCACGGGCAGGAACGTGGCCGCGGTGGCGGTGTTGGACGTCATCTCGGTGAGCAGCAGGATGCCGATCGCGGCGATCACCACGAGCACCCACACGGGGATCTCGCCCAGGCTGCGCACCTGCTCGCCGAGCCACGTGGACAGGCCGGACTTGGAGAACTGGCCGGACAGGGCCAGGCCGCCGCCGAAGAGCAGCAGCACGCCCCACGGGAGGTCCTTCGCGGCCTCCCAGTCCAGCAGGCGCACGCCGCGGCCGGCACCGCCGCCGGCGGGCAGCAGGAAGAGGACGAGGCCGACGACCATGGCGATGGCGGCGTCCGAGAGGAGCGGAGAGTCGAGGCCGAGCACGTACTCGGACAGCAGCGGCACGGTGATCCAGGCCAGGGCGGCGAGGACGAAGATCACGAGGACCTTGGCCTCGGGGGCACTCATGCGGCCCAGACGCGCCAGCTCGGCGGCGATCAGGTCGCGGCCGCCGGGGACCTCGTCGATCTCCGGGCGGAACATGACGCGGGTCAGCAGCAGCCAGCAGGCCAGCAGCAGGACGACGGCGATCGGCACGCCCACGAGCATCCACTGGCCGAAGCCGATTTCGATGCCGTGCTCGGTGGCCATGTGGCCGGCCAGCAGGGTGTTGGGCGGGGTGCCGATGATGGTGCCGAGGGAGCCGATGGAGGCGGCGTAGGCGATGCCGAGCATGAGCGCGGTGCCGAAGTTGGACTTCGTGAGCGAGCGGATCTCGGCCTGGGTGGGGGCCTCGCCGGGGGCGGACTGCTCGGCGGCGGGGACGGCGTCCGCGGCGAGGGCGTCCTCGGTGCCGTAGCGCTGGACCAGCACGAGAATGGACACGCCGATCGGCAGCATCATCACGGCGGTGGCGGTGTTGGAGACCCACATGGAGATGAAGCCGGTGGCGATCATGAAGCCCAGGACCAGGTTCACGGTCTTGGCGCCCATGAGCTTGAGCACGCCGAGGGCGATCCGGCGGTGCAGGTTCCACCGCTGCATGGCCAGGGCGAGCATGAAGCCGCCCATGAACAGGAAGATGATGTTGTTGCCGTAGCTGGCGCCGATGGAGTCGAAGGTGACGCCGCCGTCCGACTCCGCGGCGGGCACGCCGAGCGGGAAGACGACGAGCGGCAGCAGGGCCGTGGCCGGGATGGGCAGGGCCTCGGTCATCCACCAGACCCCCATGAGCACGGCGGTGGCGGCGACGAGGCGGGGCCAGACGGCGAGGTCGCCCGGCATGAGCAGGTAGAGGCCGATCGCGAGGAGCGGGCCGGCCACGAGGCCGATGATGCGCTTGGTGTGCTCGCCGCCGGTCAGCGGCTGGTCGCGCATGCCCGGGGAGGTCTCGTGCTCGAACTCCTGGGCGGCGGCCTGCGGGTCGAAGCGCGAGACGTGTTCGTTCACGTTGCTCGGCGGCGGGACGGGGCGGGACGCCATGGGCGCCTCCTCACGGTTCGGGTTTCGAGTGCGGGCTGGCAACTCTCTGTGAGTTTCACGATAGCAAGTGATCTTGGACACACAGAACCGAGGCCGGCGCGCCGGCCGGGGCGGATCAGGCCTCCCGGGCCGGGTCCTCCCGCACGGCCTCCTCGCGCGCCGGGTCCTCGCGGCGACGGCGGAGCTCGTCCTGCTCGACGCCCTCGACGAGCTCGGGGGCGGAGAGCACGCGCGGCGCGGACTCGAGGGTGCGGATGTCCGGGGTGGGTGCCAGGCCCGGGTCCGCCTCCCGCAGCTTGCGGGCCGCCGGGAGCACCCGGGACTCCACGTTGCCGACGAGCTGGTTGTAGCGGTCCACCGTGGTCTTGAGGGAGCCGCCCATGCGGTCCAGGTGGGTGCCGAGGGTCCCCAGGCGCTCGTAGAGGTCCTTGGCGCTGGCGACCACCGTGTGCGCGTTCTCCGCGAGGGTGTCCTGGCGCCAGGCGTAGGCCACCGACTTCAGGGCGGTCAGCAGGGAGACGGGGGCGACGAGGGCGACGTTGCGGGAGAAGGCGTGGTCCAGCAGGCCGCCGTCCGCGTCCAGGGCGGCGGCGAGCAGGGACTCGGCCGGCAGGAAGCAGAGGACGAGCTCGGGGGAGTGCTCGAGTCCGGCCCAGTAGGCCTTGGCCGAGAGCTGGTCCACGTGGCGGCGCACCGCGGCCGCGTGCTGGGCAGCCAGGGCCTGCCTCCGCTCCCAGGCCTCCTCGCC
The sequence above is a segment of the Micrococcus endophyticus genome. Coding sequences within it:
- a CDS encoding 4-hydroxy-3-methylbut-2-enyl diphosphate reductase, which produces MSAPSVSARPSAVGLGMPQVPRVRRTREDVEAAAPVSGDKRVLLAAPRGYCAGVDRAVVAVEKALEHHGAPVYVRKEIVHNRHVVDTLTERGVVFVEELDEIPEGALTVFSAHGVSPAVVQDAERRSLRTIDATCPLVTKVHREAVRFAKQDKQILLIGHEGHEEVEGTYGEAPEHTTVINDVAEARAVQVADPDNLIWLSQTTLSVDETLEIVAVLRERFPNLQDPPSDDICYATSNRQAAIKSISPECDLVIIVGSANSSNSVRLKEVAAEYGASRAERVDFASQVDESWFEGVSTVGLSSGASVPEVLIQDVLALLAEYGYGQVDEVVTAEEDIMFSLPKELRAELKRVGDDSRGLGGRRTEG
- a CDS encoding gluconokinase, GntK/IdnK-type, whose translation is MQDARRALEAVGSVPDLAGTAVVVMGVSGSGKTVLALRLAAALGVPFAEADEFHSPEAVAKMAGGTPLTDADRLPWLHRIRDWTAGAAAERGAIVTCSALKRSYRDLLRDGPARVVFLHVDAPQSEIRDRMARRRHYMPPTLLHSQAATLEPLEADEPGAVLANDSTVEDLTERALRVLAAR
- a CDS encoding SLC13 family permease; translation: MASRPVPPPSNVNEHVSRFDPQAAAQEFEHETSPGMRDQPLTGGEHTKRIIGLVAGPLLAIGLYLLMPGDLAVWPRLVAATAVLMGVWWMTEALPIPATALLPLVVFPLGVPAAESDGGVTFDSIGASYGNNIIFLFMGGFMLALAMQRWNLHRRIALGVLKLMGAKTVNLVLGFMIATGFISMWVSNTATAVMMLPIGVSILVLVQRYGTEDALAADAVPAAEQSAPGEAPTQAEIRSLTKSNFGTALMLGIAYAASIGSLGTIIGTPPNTLLAGHMATEHGIEIGFGQWMLVGVPIAVVLLLACWLLLTRVMFRPEIDEVPGGRDLIAAELARLGRMSAPEAKVLVIFVLAALAWITVPLLSEYVLGLDSPLLSDAAIAMVVGLVLFLLPAGGGAGRGVRLLDWEAAKDLPWGVLLLFGGGLALSGQFSKSGLSTWLGEQVRSLGEIPVWVLVVIAAIGILLLTEMTSNTATAATFLPVASGVALGTGVEPLMLAAPVALAATCAFMLPVATPPNAIAYGSGYVTIGQMVKGGVWLNIIAAVLISVASMTLLVWVFGL